AATATAAACTGGCCCTTGATAGGCAGCGATTATTGGTATAGCTTGCCTGATTTCTGTGGAATCAGCTGGATCAATCACCGTCATATTAGGTAAAGTGCGCATCAAAGAAAGATCATCCACGGCTTGATGGGTAGGACCAAGTCGCGAAGCTAAACCTGGAAGAGTTCCCACTAATTTAACATTTATCTTTTGCATGGCAACTTGAACACATATTTGCTCATAAGCTCTTCGCGTTATAAAAACTCCAAAGCTATGAACAAAAGGAATCTCTCCTTCGATAGCTAATCCTACAGCAATATTGACTTCATTTTGTTCAGCTACTCCAATATTAAAGAACCTTTGGGGGAACTTTTCTTTAAACTCACCAATCTCGGTAGAATTAGCTAAGTCTGCCCCTAAGACTACTATTTTAGAATTTGCTTCTCCTATGGCTACCAAAGCTTTTTGATAAGGGGCAAAATCTTCTCCTATCTCTTTCAATAAACACTTACATCTCTGCATCCCAATCTCCTATTAATTCATAAGAAGCTTTATCTTTTAAGATCTTATTTAATCGAGTGTAATGAAAATTTAGACTATTTTCTAAGAAAGAGATCCCTTTTCCTCTAACGGTATTGCCTATCAAGAGAAAAGGTTTCTCTCTCTTTAAAGAAAATTTATCTAAAATAGCTACAATTTCAGCTATATTATGACCATTTACTTCTTCTACTTCCCAACCAAAAACTCGATATTTATCTCCCAGTGGCTCCATATTCATTACTTCTTTGGTTGGTCCGTCTACCTGAAAACCATTCTTATCTATTAAAGCCACTAAATTATTAAGCTTAAAATGCACCGCCGAAGTAGCTGCTTCCCAGATCTGTCCTTCATTTTGTTCGCCATCGCTCATCATGACAAAGATACGATGTTTTTTCTTTCTGAGCTTGGCATGAAGAGCCATTCCTACTCCTACCGA
The sequence above is drawn from the bacterium genome and encodes:
- a CDS encoding transketolase, yielding MNHFSIEELKNKVQSLKKKLIDLTYQTGGAYLAQALSGVDLMAALFYRYLKCDPLKPNWEERDRFLLSPGHYALLLYTILADLGYFDPKLLSTFKENNSPLELISHRHTLPGVEISGGSLGQVLSVGVGMALHAKLRKKKHRIFVMMSDGEQNEGQIWEAATSAVHFKLNNLVALIDKNGFQVDGPTKEVMNMEPLGDKYRVFGWEVEEVNGHNIAEIVAILDKFSLKREKPFLLIGNTVRGKGISFLENSLNFHYTRLNKILKDKASYELIGDWDAEM
- a CDS encoding transketolase family protein, with amino-acid sequence MQRCKCLLKEIGEDFAPYQKALVAIGEANSKIVVLGADLANSTEIGEFKEKFPQRFFNIGVAEQNEVNIAVGLAIEGEIPFVHSFGVFITRRAYEQICVQVAMQKINVKLVGTLPGLASRLGPTHQAVDDLSLMRTLPNMTVIDPADSTEIRQAIPIIAAYQGPVYIRMARREVPIIFDPVKYQFQIGKATCLQEGKDVAIITSGMMLKEALIAVRKLEQEKIFPTLLQMSTIKPIDKTAIINLGEDIKVVITVENHLTTGGLGSAIAEVIAEEGLRMRLIRMGLQDEFAIPGSPDYLLKKYKLDSESIVEKVVMTHQSFS